A single genomic interval of Deltaproteobacteria bacterium harbors:
- a CDS encoding AAA family ATPase, producing the protein MSPQLPQVEQRLQLVARVQEVGRVLDRTFLDKQEAVRLMIVAVLAGEHMVVVGPPGTAKSAMVRTFARLIEARYFEYLLTRFTEPNELFGPVDMAAFRQGEYSRRVQGMLPEAEIVFLDEVFKANSAILNSLLTLLNERVYANGRHVLRCPLLSVFGASNETPNDENLQAVFDRFLLRVRSDNLDSYHFHALLGRGIQQELMQLQGGLDRLSPVLGHDELMELRRVFPSYMTFSEEFLATYKGLVFQIRSEGISLSDRRTIKLTKLFAASALLDGRAQPCDADFFVLRHIWNNQDQADLLEQIVAPVVDRYYREHPQERRFIGPQAGLEELLGELQLIRDLLTRGETLSDIQLFSQLKNLGEIKSALQTLDSDAARRMVVQVDQLLESVFSSSKFA; encoded by the coding sequence ATGAGCCCACAACTCCCGCAGGTCGAACAGCGTCTCCAGCTCGTCGCGCGCGTGCAGGAGGTGGGGCGCGTGCTGGACCGCACCTTCCTCGACAAGCAGGAGGCCGTTCGCCTGATGATCGTGGCGGTGCTCGCGGGGGAGCACATGGTCGTGGTGGGCCCGCCGGGGACGGCGAAGTCCGCCATGGTGCGCACCTTCGCCCGACTGATCGAGGCCCGCTACTTCGAGTACCTCCTCACGCGCTTCACCGAGCCGAACGAGCTCTTTGGGCCGGTGGACATGGCCGCGTTTCGCCAGGGAGAGTACTCGCGACGCGTGCAGGGGATGCTTCCCGAGGCAGAGATCGTTTTTCTCGACGAGGTCTTCAAGGCGAACAGCGCGATCCTCAACTCGCTCCTCACCCTGCTCAACGAGCGCGTCTACGCGAACGGTCGCCACGTCCTGCGCTGCCCGCTCCTCTCCGTCTTCGGCGCCTCGAACGAGACGCCGAACGACGAGAACCTGCAGGCCGTCTTCGACCGTTTCTTGCTGCGCGTGCGGAGCGACAACCTGGACTCCTACCACTTCCACGCCCTCCTCGGGCGGGGGATCCAGCAGGAGCTGATGCAGCTGCAGGGGGGCCTCGACCGGCTGAGCCCCGTGCTCGGGCACGACGAGCTGATGGAGCTGCGGCGCGTCTTCCCCTCGTACATGACCTTCTCGGAGGAATTCCTGGCGACCTACAAGGGGCTGGTCTTTCAGATCCGTTCCGAGGGGATCAGCCTGAGTGACCGACGGACGATCAAGCTCACCAAGCTCTTCGCGGCCTCCGCGCTCCTCGACGGTCGGGCGCAGCCGTGCGACGCGGACTTCTTCGTGCTGCGCCACATCTGGAACAACCAGGACCAGGCGGACCTGCTCGAGCAGATCGTGGCTCCCGTGGTGGACCGGTACTACCGCGAGCACCCGCAGGAGCGACGCTTCATCGGGCCGCAGGCCGGCCTGGAGGAGCTCCTCGGCGAGCTGCAGCTCATTCGCGACCTGCTCACCCGGGGCGAGACGCTGAGCGACATCCAGCTCTTCTCGCAGCTGAAGAACCTCGGGGAGATCAAGAGCGCGCTGCAGACGCTGGACAGCGACGCCGCACGGAGGATGGTGGTCCAGGTGGACCAGCTTCTCGAGAGCGTCTTTTCCTCCTCGAAGTTCGCCTGA
- a CDS encoding FHA domain-containing protein, translating to MGFLQRLLSPDYRRALAAEAEGDYLAAARAYALCGEMGKVSDMHLALARQEATLDGRVRCLRQALSFASEDPPRRIAVRRLLGAALRSRAEEQGGATVAAHELLREAAELFDAGESWIDAGECHESLGDRESAAAAYARAGLVDRVEALLGEQEEQDARRRTAESRFRDHEALWQAGKRLAALRALTECVAAAEEKGESRRLLTELERRVLRSHRVCLGLAERRYWILGRLPLTLGRDADCDLVVRGPSVSRCHVRLDAAAEGFVVEDAGSRNGTTLGGVPIGGRVPLPYGPEIGLGESCAVRASPVEDHPGILRLDVVRGLDAGLVAYVARAPLPLAELDPLLPALELGFVEGCPVVRCAGSVVLRLNGSRVTDRAELARGDLLEVDDRRVDVLEG from the coding sequence ATGGGCTTCCTTCAGCGTCTCCTCTCGCCGGACTACCGCAGAGCGCTCGCTGCCGAGGCTGAGGGCGACTACCTCGCGGCGGCGCGCGCCTACGCGCTCTGCGGCGAGATGGGCAAGGTCTCCGACATGCACCTGGCCCTGGCGCGGCAGGAGGCCACGCTGGACGGCCGCGTGCGCTGTCTCCGCCAGGCGCTCTCCTTCGCGTCCGAGGACCCGCCGCGGCGGATCGCCGTCCGGCGGCTGCTCGGCGCCGCTCTGCGCAGCCGCGCCGAGGAGCAGGGGGGCGCCACGGTCGCAGCGCACGAGCTGCTTCGCGAGGCGGCAGAGCTCTTCGATGCGGGGGAGAGCTGGATCGACGCCGGCGAGTGCCACGAGAGCCTCGGCGACCGGGAGAGCGCCGCGGCGGCCTACGCCCGCGCCGGCCTGGTGGATCGCGTCGAAGCGCTTCTCGGCGAGCAGGAGGAGCAAGACGCTCGCCGTCGCACGGCGGAGAGCCGCTTCAGGGACCACGAAGCCCTCTGGCAGGCCGGCAAACGTCTGGCCGCGCTCCGCGCCCTCACCGAGTGCGTCGCGGCGGCCGAGGAGAAGGGCGAGTCCCGTCGCCTCCTCACCGAGCTCGAGCGACGCGTGCTCCGCTCCCACCGCGTCTGCCTGGGTCTCGCCGAGCGCCGCTACTGGATCCTGGGGCGTCTTCCGCTGACCCTCGGACGCGACGCCGATTGCGACCTCGTGGTGCGCGGCCCTTCGGTCTCTCGCTGTCACGTGCGCCTCGACGCGGCGGCCGAGGGCTTTGTCGTCGAGGATGCGGGGAGTCGGAACGGCACGACGCTCGGCGGAGTCCCGATCGGCGGTCGCGTCCCCCTCCCCTACGGTCCCGAGATCGGCCTCGGCGAGAGCTGCGCCGTGCGCGCCTCGCCCGTCGAGGATCACCCGGGCATCTTGCGCCTCGACGTCGTCCGTGGACTCGACGCCGGTCTCGTGGCCTACGTCGCTCGCGCACCCCTGCCCCTGGCGGAGCTCGACCCGCTCCTCCCTGCGCTCGAGCTCGGCTTCGTCGAGGGGTGCCCTGTGGTGCGGTGCGCCGGCTCTGTCGTCCTTCGGCTGAACGGGTCGCGCGTCACCGACCGCGCGGAGCTCGCGCGCGGCGATCTCCTGGAGGTCGACGACCGACGCGTCGACGTGTTGGAGGGATGA
- a CDS encoding protein kinase, translated as MTEPPRPSLLSRLLGWLSPPAGGTETDGEPPAGQASGAPLPSAGAPPALDASEAGPPAEELELERRLSLAPGPGVAPPNVAELLQLVEAVETRGRPRQALELLRRASHRFPGEPFLRLRLAAQLDRRGERGEAAALLVELLEDPRTAPHAHFLLAEQKARESDLAAALEHYELVLAWDFAFPRARARADALRRQQPRPSASADATLIAPEELSELRRFLIEREVGRGGGGTVYAALDRSLGRPVALKVLHPSVANRAHDRAQLFAEARLAAALAHPGVVTIYDLDEANNLVVMEYCAGGTVAALLAEGRVALSVALDWIAQLAETLGPMHRAGIVHRDLKPENLLFRERPRRGAGRILLTDFGIAHAGDSPQETDGAVGSRAYMAPEQWQGEAPDPRTDLYACGVLLAEAVLGRATLDRLRPAPGLGLLEPAALEPALAGVPPHLSPLLLRLLESLLSPEPNDRPPDAAALAGEVEPLRREAARAESAEALMMELERFAGPPPRDEEVERWLARHTEDAAREG; from the coding sequence ATGACCGAACCACCGCGGCCTTCTTTGCTCTCCCGCCTCCTCGGCTGGCTATCGCCCCCGGCTGGCGGGACCGAGACGGACGGTGAGCCCCCAGCGGGCCAGGCCTCGGGCGCGCCCCTGCCCTCCGCCGGCGCGCCCCCGGCCCTCGACGCCTCGGAAGCGGGTCCGCCCGCCGAAGAGCTCGAGCTGGAGCGCCGGCTGTCTTTGGCCCCCGGCCCAGGCGTCGCACCACCGAACGTCGCCGAGCTCCTCCAGCTCGTCGAGGCCGTGGAGACCCGTGGCCGCCCACGCCAGGCGCTCGAGCTCTTGCGCCGCGCCAGCCATCGCTTCCCCGGCGAGCCGTTTCTCCGGCTCCGCCTCGCCGCGCAGCTCGATCGCCGGGGAGAGCGGGGAGAAGCCGCCGCGCTCCTCGTAGAGCTCCTCGAGGACCCCCGCACCGCGCCACACGCGCACTTCCTCCTGGCGGAGCAGAAGGCCCGCGAGTCCGACCTCGCCGCGGCGCTCGAGCACTACGAGCTGGTGCTGGCCTGGGACTTCGCCTTTCCTCGCGCTCGCGCCCGGGCCGATGCGCTTCGCCGCCAGCAGCCACGACCCTCCGCGAGCGCCGACGCCACGCTGATCGCTCCCGAGGAGCTCAGCGAGCTGAGGCGCTTCCTCATCGAGCGCGAGGTGGGTCGCGGCGGCGGTGGCACCGTCTACGCCGCGCTCGATCGCAGCCTCGGCCGGCCGGTGGCGCTCAAGGTCTTGCACCCCTCCGTCGCAAACCGGGCGCACGACCGAGCCCAGCTCTTCGCCGAGGCGCGCCTCGCGGCCGCGCTGGCACACCCTGGCGTGGTGACGATCTACGACCTGGACGAGGCGAACAACCTGGTGGTGATGGAATACTGCGCCGGCGGCACCGTGGCTGCGCTCCTCGCGGAGGGCCGAGTCGCGCTCTCGGTGGCGCTCGACTGGATCGCGCAGCTCGCGGAGACGCTCGGACCGATGCACCGAGCGGGCATCGTGCACCGCGACCTCAAGCCGGAGAACCTGCTCTTTAGGGAACGCCCCCGACGGGGTGCCGGCCGCATCCTGCTCACGGACTTCGGCATCGCGCACGCCGGGGACTCCCCCCAGGAGACCGACGGAGCCGTGGGCTCGCGCGCCTACATGGCTCCCGAGCAGTGGCAGGGCGAGGCGCCCGACCCCCGGACGGACCTCTACGCCTGCGGAGTCCTCCTGGCCGAGGCGGTCCTCGGCCGCGCGACCCTCGACCGACTGCGGCCCGCCCCGGGTCTCGGCCTGCTCGAGCCGGCGGCGCTAGAGCCAGCGCTCGCCGGCGTGCCGCCGCATCTGTCGCCCCTCCTCCTCCGCCTGCTCGAATCCTTGCTCTCTCCCGAACCGAACGATCGGCCCCCGGACGCGGCGGCGCTCGCTGGCGAGGTGGAGCCCCTCCGCCGCGAGGCAGCCCGGGCCGAGAGCGCCGAAGCGCTCATGATGGAGCTCGAACGCTTCGCCGGCCCGCCCCCGCGCGACGAGGAGGTCGAACGCTGGCTGGCGCGGCACACCGAGGACGCGGCGCGAGAGGGCTAG
- a CDS encoding matrixin family metalloprotease, producing the protein MTTNPAGRVAGMVVVAVVLLAHTEVAQSYNLRKSSDGKVLIWSQEQVEVVIDVSAVPTLAGAADAVRAGFAAWTSAGVPVRVVDRMAGGATKAGNDGQNVVRWVTANWPYGKEVVAMTVSSYKASTGFVSDADVLLNAVHHRWATAPKSNQGQFDVQNVVTHEAGHFFGMAHDSAHAESAMYPDTPPGETKKRGLSADDRAGIAALVEEINRRRRGQAAPVAPPKQLSAQSSGDGAPTPGASGEVAPAPDEGADPVAAGGCAVGARGAGPGYGWLALLAGVLALRRRRLVVTALLLLAPFRAGATVVQELSVEELARASEVVVDGQVVRSMARRVGGMIVTDHEVRVARCLKGACSAVVVLRTLGGVIGDEGMHVEGMPKARPGQQVVLFGRRDGQQVLTAIGLAQGLFERVGSQALRDLRGLQLLEKVQGGAPQLHEGRVERIPLVRIEALLGFQARGQATTQLPAVAGGVQ; encoded by the coding sequence ATGACGACCAATCCAGCTGGCAGGGTGGCAGGAATGGTCGTCGTGGCGGTGGTGCTCCTGGCGCACACTGAGGTGGCCCAGAGCTACAACCTGAGAAAGAGCAGCGACGGGAAGGTCCTGATCTGGAGCCAGGAACAGGTCGAGGTGGTGATCGACGTCTCCGCCGTGCCCACGCTGGCCGGGGCTGCTGACGCGGTGCGTGCAGGGTTCGCTGCGTGGACCTCGGCGGGCGTGCCGGTGCGGGTCGTGGACCGAATGGCCGGGGGAGCCACGAAGGCGGGGAACGACGGGCAGAACGTGGTGCGGTGGGTCACGGCGAACTGGCCCTACGGCAAGGAGGTCGTGGCCATGACGGTGTCGAGCTACAAGGCCTCCACGGGCTTCGTCTCTGACGCCGATGTGCTGCTGAACGCCGTGCATCACCGATGGGCCACGGCCCCGAAGTCCAATCAGGGGCAGTTCGACGTGCAGAACGTGGTGACGCACGAGGCGGGGCACTTCTTCGGGATGGCGCACGATTCTGCGCACGCCGAGTCGGCGATGTATCCGGATACGCCGCCGGGCGAGACGAAGAAGCGCGGCCTCTCGGCGGACGACCGGGCGGGGATCGCCGCGCTGGTCGAGGAGATCAATCGCCGTCGGCGAGGGCAGGCCGCTCCCGTCGCGCCGCCGAAGCAGCTCTCCGCGCAGTCCTCGGGCGATGGCGCGCCCACGCCGGGGGCGTCCGGGGAAGTGGCTCCGGCTCCCGACGAGGGGGCGGACCCCGTGGCGGCTGGCGGGTGCGCGGTCGGCGCTCGCGGCGCGGGTCCGGGCTACGGGTGGCTGGCCCTGCTTGCCGGCGTGCTGGCGCTCCGTCGGCGCCGGCTGGTCGTGACCGCCTTGCTGCTCCTCGCCCCGTTTCGGGCCGGGGCCACCGTGGTGCAAGAGCTCTCGGTGGAAGAGCTGGCGCGTGCGTCCGAGGTGGTGGTGGATGGTCAGGTGGTGCGGAGTATGGCGCGTCGGGTGGGCGGCATGATCGTGACCGACCACGAGGTACGCGTGGCGCGCTGCCTGAAGGGTGCGTGTAGCGCCGTGGTCGTCCTGCGTACGCTGGGCGGCGTCATCGGGGACGAGGGGATGCACGTGGAGGGGATGCCGAAGGCTCGCCCGGGTCAGCAGGTGGTCCTCTTCGGGCGTCGTGACGGGCAGCAGGTGCTGACGGCCATCGGGCTCGCGCAGGGCCTTTTCGAGCGCGTTGGGTCGCAGGCCCTACGCGACCTCCGGGGGCTGCAGCTGCTGGAGAAGGTCCAGGGCGGCGCGCCGCAGCTCCACGAGGGGCGGGTCGAACGGATCCCCCTCGTGCGTATCGAGGCGCTCCTCGGCTTCCAGGCGCGGGGGCAAGCGACCACGCAGCTCCCGGCGGTCGCCGGCGGCGTTCAGTAG
- the argF gene encoding ornithine carbamoyltransferase, whose amino-acid sequence MAWKDLTSLHKLSVAQLEEILSLSVEIKRHPERYRSALAHQTLALIFMKPSTRTRVSFQTGMFQLGGHALAMGQNELQIGRGESVADTARVLSRYVNGIVARVFSHDDIEQLAKYASVPVINGLSDLLHPCQAICDYLTMRERFGDIRGLPVTYVGDGNNVAHSLAFGAAKLGVHLTLATPEGRYQCDAQILAQAREDAKATGARIDVVHDPVRGVQGAKVVYADVWTSMGQEAESAQRLRDLHDYQINAALFGKADKDAIFMHCLPAHRGEEVTDEICDHPRSVIFDQAENRLHTQKAVLVLLMGRK is encoded by the coding sequence ATGGCCTGGAAAGACCTCACGAGCCTCCACAAGCTGTCGGTCGCGCAGCTGGAGGAGATCCTGTCGCTGTCCGTGGAGATCAAGCGGCATCCGGAGCGGTACCGTTCGGCGCTCGCCCACCAGACGCTGGCGCTGATCTTCATGAAGCCCTCGACCCGGACGCGCGTCTCCTTCCAGACGGGCATGTTCCAGCTCGGCGGCCACGCGCTGGCCATGGGGCAAAACGAGCTCCAGATCGGTCGCGGCGAGAGCGTCGCCGACACGGCGCGGGTCCTCTCGCGCTACGTGAACGGGATCGTCGCGCGCGTCTTCTCGCACGACGACATCGAGCAGCTCGCGAAGTACGCCTCGGTCCCCGTGATCAACGGTCTCAGCGACCTGCTACACCCCTGCCAGGCCATCTGCGACTACCTCACCATGCGCGAGCGCTTCGGCGACATCCGCGGCCTGCCCGTGACCTACGTGGGCGACGGCAACAACGTGGCTCATTCGCTGGCCTTCGGCGCGGCCAAGCTGGGCGTACACCTCACGCTCGCCACCCCCGAGGGCCGCTACCAGTGCGACGCGCAGATCCTGGCCCAGGCGCGCGAGGACGCGAAGGCGACGGGGGCGCGCATCGACGTGGTTCACGACCCCGTCCGCGGAGTCCAGGGGGCCAAGGTGGTCTACGCCGACGTGTGGACCTCGATGGGGCAGGAGGCCGAGTCGGCCCAGCGGCTGCGAGACCTGCACGACTACCAGATCAACGCCGCGCTCTTCGGCAAGGCCGACAAGGACGCCATCTTCATGCACTGCCTCCCCGCGCACCGCGGAGAGGAGGTCACCGACGAGATCTGCGACCACCCCCGCTCGGTCATCTTCGATCAGGCCGAGAACCGCCTGCACACGCAGAAGGCCGTGCTGGTCCTGCTCATGGGCCGGAAATAG
- a CDS encoding DUF429 domain-containing protein, which translates to MRARASRPFTTFVGVDLGGGKGKNTAVALLQAKGETVRVRYVGTRTPDGEPYYDEQLIAFLLAHRDAALVAIDAPLVPTVCVRCRLPECVGLGACEDRVVRWFRERGDPLVRGQDAGGPNGKPATTPYTQRACEVVLQREHGITPRETLGQGMGPLTARAHYLRRALERHFRLNANLIEVYPKATVHALFSADRARRYKREVDTWRTRAELLEELSHSLRFEVWREGCLSNDHCFDAVLCAYTGYLWATEGWTLPERDREVFEDDGWIWFPPPAGERGAISGP; encoded by the coding sequence ATGAGAGCGCGCGCTTCAAGACCCTTCACGACCTTCGTCGGTGTGGACCTCGGCGGAGGCAAGGGGAAGAACACGGCAGTGGCGCTCCTCCAGGCGAAGGGGGAGACCGTGCGCGTGCGCTACGTCGGGACGCGGACGCCCGACGGCGAGCCGTACTACGACGAGCAGCTCATCGCGTTCCTCCTCGCGCATCGCGACGCGGCGCTGGTGGCGATCGATGCGCCGCTGGTCCCGACCGTGTGCGTGCGTTGCCGTCTGCCCGAATGCGTCGGGCTCGGCGCGTGCGAGGACAGGGTCGTGCGCTGGTTCCGCGAGCGCGGCGATCCGCTGGTGCGGGGGCAAGACGCGGGAGGGCCGAACGGAAAGCCTGCCACGACCCCTTACACGCAGCGGGCCTGCGAGGTCGTGCTGCAGCGGGAGCACGGGATCACCCCGCGCGAGACGCTCGGCCAGGGGATGGGCCCGCTGACCGCGCGCGCCCACTACCTGCGCCGGGCGCTGGAGCGGCACTTCCGCCTGAACGCGAACCTCATCGAGGTGTATCCGAAGGCCACCGTGCACGCGCTCTTCAGCGCCGACCGGGCGCGACGCTACAAGCGCGAGGTGGACACCTGGCGCACGCGGGCCGAGCTCCTCGAGGAGCTGTCGCACTCGCTGCGCTTCGAGGTGTGGCGCGAGGGGTGCTTGAGCAACGACCACTGCTTCGACGCGGTGCTCTGCGCCTACACGGGCTACCTCTGGGCCACCGAGGGCTGGACCCTCCCCGAGCGGGACCGGGAGGTCTTCGAGGACGACGGATGGATCTGGTTTCCGCCGCCGGCGGGGGAGCGGGGCGCTATTTCCGGCCCATGA
- a CDS encoding DNA-directed RNA polymerase subunit omega, producing MARVTVEDCLENLGNRFALVILAAARARDLSKGARALVHCDNKPAVTALREIAAGKVRFTEDVRSVVEVYLAETKLVEAKTRS from the coding sequence GTGGCACGAGTAACGGTTGAAGATTGTCTCGAGAACCTGGGGAATCGCTTCGCGCTAGTCATCCTGGCGGCAGCCCGCGCCCGCGACCTGAGCAAGGGAGCCAGAGCGCTCGTCCACTGCGACAACAAGCCCGCCGTCACCGCCCTGCGCGAGATCGCGGCCGGCAAGGTCCGCTTCACGGAGGACGTCCGCTCCGTCGTCGAGGTGTACCTCGCGGAGACCAAGCTCGTCGAGGCGAAGACCCGCTCCTGA